The stretch of DNA CGGTCCTCCCCCGGCTCGAATTTGGGCCTTGGCGGCGGAGGCATGTTCATTTCCTTGAGCATGCGGCGGACCCGCTCCCGCCACTTCCGGAGGGTTTCGTTCCATTCCTCCAGGCGCTCGTGGAACCGTTTCTGGTAAGCGGCCGCCGTCTGCGACCGGTTCGCATCGGAAGCCTGGCGCCACTCGTCCATATGAGGTCTTCGGACCTCGCGCGGCCGGAGGTAATCGATCCACTTCCGCAATATGGGAGCCTGCAAATCGTGGTCCGCCGCCAGCGCTTCGGCCTGCTCGTCTCCGCCGGCATTGCCGGCAACCAGCATGTAGTCGGCCAACCGGGGACTCAGCTTGGACACGTAGGCTTGTAGTTCCCGGTCCACGACGTCTTCGATCTCGAACTTCTTGTTGCCGATCGACTCCTTGTGGTCCTTGTACGCCTGGTACTCGTGCGCAGGGACCAGCGGCGTGAACAGGAGCTTGGAAACGGTCCTTCCCATGGCCGTAAAGCTGCGGGTGCTGGCGAACATGCCGAGCAGGGAGTAGTAGTCCTTGGTGGGAATGGGATCGAATTTGTGGTCGTGGCAGCGGGCGCAGGTCACGGTGAGCCCCAGGAAACCCTTGGAGACCACGTCCAACTGCTCGTCCCAGACGTCGTAGAGCATCCGCTGCTTGTCCTGCTGCGCCAGCGCCTTGGGGCCCAAGGCCAGGAATCCGGTGGCGACGATCCCGCGGCGCCGCTTCTCGACGGGCGCGCCGGCGTGGAGCAGGTCGCCGGCCAACTGCTCCGTGATGAATTCGTCGTAGGGCAGGTCGTCGTTGAACGCCTGAACCACGTAGTCGCGGTAACGCCACGCGTAGGGGTAGCGGTGATCCTCGTCGTTGCCGGTGGAGTCGGCGTACCGGGCCACGTCGAGCCAATGCCGCCCCCAGCGTTCGCCGTACCGGGGAGAAGCCAGCATCCGGTCCACCATCTTCTCGAAAGCGCGGGGCGATTCGTCACTCAGAAAATCGGCGATTTGTTTCTCATTGGGAGGCAGCCCGGTGAGGTCGTAGCTGGCTCTCCTCAACAGTGCGAGCCGGGAAGCCGGAGCGGACGGACGCAGGTTCGCCGCCTCCAGCCGGGCCAGCACGAAACGATCCAGCGGGGACCGGACCCAGTCCACATCGTTCACCTGGGGAGGTTTTGGATCCTCGATCCTCTGAAAAGCCCAGAAGTTCCGCTCGGCCGCCGTGAATCGGCCGCCCCCTTCGGCTCCAACCGGCGGTCTGTCCGCAACGGGGGCTCCCGGCCAGTGAGCTCCGGTCCTGACCCAGTCCGCCAGGGCGGCGATCTCATCCTGGGGCAGCATCCCGCCGGGAGGCATCTTGATTCGCTCCTGGTACCGGATGACTTCCAGGATCCGGCTTTCGGACGGCGCCTCGCTGGAAACCACGGGGCCGTTCTGGCCGCCCTTCGCGAATCCCTCGGCGCTGGACAGATCCAGTCCGCCGGTCTTGAGGCCGGAGTTGTGGCAGGCTTGACACTTGTTGGCCAGAACCGGACGGACCCGCTTCTCGAAGTACTCCGCCGCCGCATCCTGACCCGGCAGAGTAGATGTGGAAACCGTGAAACCAAGAAGAAGAAACAGAAATGCACGCATGACAGTTGGCGGAAAGTATACCAAAAGCCGTAGGTTCCGTTGCTCCCGAAAATGCCGCAGGTTGGTAGACTCAGGCGTCGATGAGGCGTGATCTCGGAATTGGAATCACCGGCTCGGGATTCATGGGACGGACTCATGCCGAGGCGGTGAGCGCCGTGCCCGGGTTCAGGCTGGTTGCGGTGACCAGCGGCGGCCGTGCGCAAGGTCTGGCCGAACGGTTCGGAGCCGATCTGGAGCCGGATGTGCAACGCCTGGTTCGGCGTGCCGACGTGGACGCCGTCATTGTCACGACTCCCCACCATGTCCACGTCCATGACGCCGTGGCCTGCATCTCCGCGGGAAAGCACGTGCTGGTGGAGAAACCCCTGGCCACCACCGTGTCCGACTGCGACCGCATGATCGCTGCGGCGCGACGGCGTTCCGTGACCTTGGCCGTGGGCTACCATCAACGGTTTCGCAGGAACAACGTGGAGGCCCGGAGGCTGATTCGGGAGGGGGCCATCGGCCGGATCCTGACCGTCCAGGCGACCATGTTGACCGAGGCCTCTCTCCGGGACGGCGGAGGATGGGAATGGTGGGACGATCCTGCCAGCCTGGGCCACGTGCTGAACTCGGCGCCGCACGGCATCGACCTGCTCCGCTGGTGCATGGGGACGGAAGTCGCCGCCGTGAGCGCCCTTTCCCGCGGTTTTCTGACCCGGGCCCCGGTGGAGAACACGACGCTGGCGCTGCTCGGTTTCCACAACGGCGCCCTGCTCAGCCTCTACTCCACCAACCTGATGCCGGACCCGGGATTTCCCGGAGAATCCTTTCGCCTCAGGATCATGGGCTCGGAGGGACTGATGGACCTGGATCCCTTCGGGGACCTGAAACTGGCGGCCGGCGGAACCTGGCGCACCGTCTCCACCCAGCCCGCGGCCCGGTTCATTGCCGCCGAGGTGCCCCTCAGCCCGGCGCGCCTCAGAGCGTACGAGCGCCAACTCCGGGCCTTTGGCGACGCCATCGAAGGCAGGTCCAGCCGGATCGGATCGGGTCGGGACGGGCGCGCCGGCGTGGCGGCCGTCACCGCCATGTTGGAGGCGTCACGAGCCGGGACCGTGATCCACCTTCCGGACCGCAGCGCCGGCAGCAAATCCTGACCTCCATTCCTGATTCCGGGTTCGGCATTCCCACCGGTTGCGGTATACACTGGCCGCCGGGCTGCAGGCATGAGGATCGCCACCTGGAACATCAACGGGCTTCGGGCCCGACTCGACTACGTTTTTCACTGGCTCGATTCCCGCCGTCCCGACCTCGTGGGACTGCAGGAGTTGAAGATGCACGAGGACCTCTTCCCTCATGCCGAGTTCCGGGCGCGGGGCTACCGGGCGGCGGTCCATGCGTCCAAGGCCTGGAACGGCGTGTCCATCCTGAGCCGGGAACCAGCCACCATTCTTCAGTCGGGGCTGCCGGGGCAGGAGCACCTGGGCACCCGCCTGGTGAGTGCCCGCGTGACCGGCGTGACCTTCATCACCGTCTACTGTCCAAACGGAAAGCACGTGGGGCACGACGACTTCCCCAGAAAACTCTTCTGGTTCGATGCGCTCCTGTCCTACCTGGAGGAGCGGCACCAGGTTTCCGAGTCCCTGGTCCTGTGCGGCGACTTCAACATCTGTCCCACTCCGCTGGACACCTGGAACGAAGAGGAGCTCGGAGGGAAGATCTTCCACACCGACGAGGAAAGAACCCGGTTCCGGCGATTGCTGGACTGGGGACTGGTGGATCTTTACCGGGAGCGCTTCCCGCAGGAACGGAAATTCTCCTGGTGGGATTACCGGTACGGAGCCTTCCACCGGAACCGGGGGCTCCGAATCGATTTCCTCCTGTCGACCCCGGCGCTGGCCAAACGGCTGCGACGGGTTGAGATCGACCGCGACTACCGGAAGAAGAAAGAGGGCATGACCGCCTCGGACCATTGCCCGGTCGTCGCCGACCTTGGAGCGGCGGTTTCCTTGCCGCCGATTCTTTGGGCATCGGCGAACGAGGGGAACCGGGCGATTAGGAAATCGCCCTTCCGAACAGGGGAGCGGCGGTTTCCCAGCCGCCGATTCTTTGGGCATCGGCGAACGAGGGGAACCGGGCGATTAGGAAATCGCCCTTCCGAACAGGGGAGCGGCGGTTTCCCAACCGCCGATTCTTTGGGCATCGGCGAACGAAGGGGGCCGGGCGATTAGGAAATCGCCCTTCCGAACAGGGGAGCGGCGGTTTCCCAGCCGCCGATTCTTCGGGCATCGGCGAACGAGGGGGACCGGGCGATTAGGAAATCGCCCTTCCGAACACCGGAGCGGCGGTTTCCCAACCGCCGATTCTTCGGGCGTCGGCGAACGAGGGGAACCGGGCGACTGGAAATCGCCCTTCCTCAGAAATCCAGGACCCGGATCGGGTTGTCCACCAGGATGACGCGGATCTGTTCGTCGGTGAGGCCTTCCTCCCGGAGCAGGGGGACGAAGGTGGTCAGGAGGTAGTCGAAACCGTGTCCTCCGTTCCAGCGCAGCAGGGAATTGGCGCAGATGTCCATGGAGATCAGGA from Acidobacteriota bacterium encodes:
- a CDS encoding PSD1 and planctomycete cytochrome C domain-containing protein, with protein sequence MRAFLFLLLGFTVSTSTLPGQDAAAEYFEKRVRPVLANKCQACHNSGLKTGGLDLSSAEGFAKGGQNGPVVSSEAPSESRILEVIRYQERIKMPPGGMLPQDEIAALADWVRTGAHWPGAPVADRPPVGAEGGGRFTAAERNFWAFQRIEDPKPPQVNDVDWVRSPLDRFVLARLEAANLRPSAPASRLALLRRASYDLTGLPPNEKQIADFLSDESPRAFEKMVDRMLASPRYGERWGRHWLDVARYADSTGNDEDHRYPYAWRYRDYVVQAFNDDLPYDEFITEQLAGDLLHAGAPVEKRRRGIVATGFLALGPKALAQQDKQRMLYDVWDEQLDVVSKGFLGLTVTCARCHDHKFDPIPTKDYYSLLGMFASTRSFTAMGRTVSKLLFTPLVPAHEYQAYKDHKESIGNKKFEIEDVVDRELQAYVSKLSPRLADYMLVAGNAGGDEQAEALAADHDLQAPILRKWIDYLRPREVRRPHMDEWRQASDANRSQTAAAYQKRFHERLEEWNETLRKWRERVRRMLKEMNMPPPPRPKFEPGEDRFFHEVYFAGKGPFFLGEKAQEKVFSQESNRRLELYRQELKHLEETLPSEPAMACAVEDGDPVRQRVFVRGDYNNLGEEAPKRFPQILAGADQDPISKGSGRMELARWLTGPDHPLTARVMVNRIWQWHFGQGLVRTPNNFGKLGTPPTHPQLLDYLARRFVQEGWSIKKMHRLIMTSATYRMGSGTTPEKNLRDPQNQLLSRFERRRLEVEEIRDGLLSMDGSLDLTMGGTLQSGFGTDTENSNDRLSLNPETVRRRMVYLPLRRANLPTLLNLFDFGDATTSMGKRAHTNVAPQALFMMNSEFVADRARNLAARLEKEDAGPAERIDRAYLITLNRIPEVEERQAALAYLGDFTGKFEGAKAPGLDAWGSFCRILMASNDFMYVD
- a CDS encoding Gfo/Idh/MocA family oxidoreductase → MRRDLGIGITGSGFMGRTHAEAVSAVPGFRLVAVTSGGRAQGLAERFGADLEPDVQRLVRRADVDAVIVTTPHHVHVHDAVACISAGKHVLVEKPLATTVSDCDRMIAAARRRSVTLAVGYHQRFRRNNVEARRLIREGAIGRILTVQATMLTEASLRDGGGWEWWDDPASLGHVLNSAPHGIDLLRWCMGTEVAAVSALSRGFLTRAPVENTTLALLGFHNGALLSLYSTNLMPDPGFPGESFRLRIMGSEGLMDLDPFGDLKLAAGGTWRTVSTQPAARFIAAEVPLSPARLRAYERQLRAFGDAIEGRSSRIGSGRDGRAGVAAVTAMLEASRAGTVIHLPDRSAGSKS
- a CDS encoding exodeoxyribonuclease III, which codes for MRIATWNINGLRARLDYVFHWLDSRRPDLVGLQELKMHEDLFPHAEFRARGYRAAVHASKAWNGVSILSREPATILQSGLPGQEHLGTRLVSARVTGVTFITVYCPNGKHVGHDDFPRKLFWFDALLSYLEERHQVSESLVLCGDFNICPTPLDTWNEEELGGKIFHTDEERTRFRRLLDWGLVDLYRERFPQERKFSWWDYRYGAFHRNRGLRIDFLLSTPALAKRLRRVEIDRDYRKKKEGMTASDHCPVVADLGAAVSLPPILWASANEGNRAIRKSPFRTGERRFPSRRFFGHRRTRGTGRLGNRPSEQGSGGFPTADSLGIGERRGPGD